A single region of the Pseudomonadota bacterium genome encodes:
- a CDS encoding ribose-phosphate pyrophosphokinase — protein MDKLRIFTGNANARLSERICKFLNVKLGKAKVGNFTDGEVQVEIEESVRGMDTFVVQSTCPPVNHNLMELLIMIDALKRASADRITVVIPYYGYARQDRKVLPRTSISARLVANLITVAGASRILAMDLHAGQIQGFFDIPVDHLYALPVQLGYLKKIKGEVVVVSPDAGGVERAREFGKRLNASLAIIDKRREKANVSKVMHIIGNVKGKVAIILDDMIDTGGTIVKAAEAIMQNGANSVYACCSHPVLSGNAVEKIKNSSIKELIVTNTIPLSEEARKLDKIKVLDVSPVLGEAIKRIHRDESVSSLFV, from the coding sequence GTGGATAAACTAAGAATATTTACAGGGAATGCAAATGCGAGACTTTCAGAAAGGATATGTAAGTTTCTCAATGTAAAGTTAGGGAAGGCAAAGGTCGGCAATTTTACTGACGGCGAGGTTCAGGTAGAAATTGAGGAGAGCGTGAGGGGCATGGATACATTCGTTGTCCAGTCTACATGTCCTCCCGTTAACCATAATCTCATGGAGCTATTGATTATGATTGATGCTTTAAAAAGGGCATCTGCAGATAGAATAACGGTGGTTATCCCCTATTATGGGTATGCAAGGCAGGACAGGAAGGTATTGCCAAGGACATCTATATCTGCAAGGCTTGTAGCTAATCTCATAACTGTAGCAGGGGCTTCAAGGATACTTGCTATGGACCTGCACGCAGGGCAGATTCAGGGTTTTTTTGATATTCCTGTTGACCATCTCTATGCGCTTCCTGTTCAATTAGGGTATTTAAAGAAGATTAAGGGAGAGGTTGTTGTCGTATCGCCTGATGCAGGGGGGGTAGAAAGGGCAAGAGAGTTCGGGAAAAGACTGAATGCTTCCCTCGCAATTATTGATAAGAGAAGAGAAAAGGCAAATGTCTCGAAGGTTATGCATATTATTGGTAATGTGAAAGGAAAGGTGGCCATAATCCTTGATGATATGATTGACACTGGAGGCACGATTGTTAAGGCGGCAGAGGCTATTATGCAGAATGGTGCGAACTCTGTGTATGCCTGTTGTTCCCATCCGGTCCTTTCAGGAAATGCTGTGGAAAAGATAAAGAATTCCAGCATTAAGGAGTTGATTGTTACAAATACAATACCCCTTTCAGAAGAGGCAAGAAAATTAGATAAGATTAAAGTGCTTGATGTCTCACCGGTGCTTGGTGAGGCGATCAAGAGGATTCATAGAGACGAATCTGTAAGTTCATTGTTTGTGTAG
- the spoVG gene encoding septation regulator SpoVG: MEITDIKIFPVSEKRVKAYASVVFDDCFIVRDLKVIHGDSKLFVAMPSKKMKDGSYRDTVHPLNNATRQKIESSVLEAYEREISKEQSQ; encoded by the coding sequence ATGGAGATTACAGATATTAAGATATTTCCTGTAAGTGAGAAAAGGGTTAAGGCATACGCATCGGTTGTGTTTGATGATTGTTTTATCGTGAGGGACTTAAAGGTAATACATGGAGATAGTAAGCTCTTTGTTGCTATGCCAAGTAAAAAGATGAAAGATGGTTCATATAGAGATACTGTTCATCCCTTAAACAATGCCACAAGACAAAAGATAGAATCCAGTGTGTTAGAAGCATATGAAAGAGAAATAAGTAAAGAACAATCTCAGTAA
- the ispE gene encoding 4-(cytidine 5'-diphospho)-2-C-methyl-D-erythritol kinase: MEHIVLSPAKVNLFLKVLSKRDDGYHNLVSVADLISLYDVIHIEDGEDDRIIVKDDRGILPDGQENTIYKAILFLKKRYRVKKGVRVYVEKNIPIGSGLGGPSSNAATTLRELLRIWGLSIGHEELMSLGSKIGADVPLFLYGKSCIMRGIGDRISPVELPSLWYLIVYPNVVLKAKEVYGSLKIVLTNRENDIKLRGKFDTAYDVAGILENDLEKTGILMCPTIKTIKDRLVELGSIGALMSGSGSSVFGIFESEEQARGASVLLNDMGSIFIAHSI, encoded by the coding sequence ATGGAACACATAGTCCTTTCTCCTGCCAAGGTAAATCTATTCTTAAAAGTTCTTTCAAAAAGGGATGACGGGTATCACAATCTCGTGAGTGTTGCTGACCTTATATCCCTCTATGATGTGATACACATAGAAGATGGTGAGGATGATAGAATCATTGTAAAGGATGATAGAGGGATTTTGCCTGATGGTCAGGAGAATACGATATATAAGGCTATTCTGTTTTTGAAAAAGAGGTACAGGGTTAAGAAAGGGGTAAGGGTGTATGTTGAAAAGAACATACCAATTGGTAGCGGGCTTGGAGGGCCAAGCAGTAATGCTGCGACTACTTTAAGAGAGCTATTGAGGATCTGGGGTTTGTCAATAGGGCATGAGGAATTAATGAGTTTAGGGAGCAAAATTGGCGCAGATGTTCCATTGTTTTTATACGGCAAATCATGTATTATGAGGGGCATTGGTGATAGAATTTCTCCTGTTGAATTACCTTCCTTATGGTATCTTATTGTATATCCAAACGTGGTATTAAAGGCCAAAGAGGTATACGGAAGTCTAAAAATCGTATTGACAAACAGGGAAAATGATATTAAATTGAGGGGGAAATTTGATACTGCTTATGATGTCGCAGGAATTTTGGAAAATGACCTTGAGAAGACCGGCATTTTAATGTGTCCAACAATTAAGACTATAAAAGATAGATTGGTTGAATTGGGCTCTATCGGTGCATTGATGAGTGGAAGTGGTTCTTCTGTATTTGGTATATTTGAGAGCGAGGAACAGGCAAGGGGGGCATCAGTTTTATTAAATGATATGGGAAGTATTTTTATAGCACATAGCATATAG
- a CDS encoding queuosine precursor transporter: MGLIFVGLYIACEIIANVTAGRPVQLFGIVVPSAVFIYTVTFTLVDVIHEIYGKDGARKVVYGAFLANILLAVYAYLIIHLPAPSFFTEGKAYEAVFGATPRIVFASLTAYLISSLVDVEVYHAWKLYVKRFRWSRVLVSNGVSTFVDSCIFITLAFYGVMPVLPLIIGQYVVKMGITLFSLPLIYTTSYKGSRIKTVDNEQ, encoded by the coding sequence GTGGGTCTTATTTTCGTAGGTTTATACATAGCATGTGAGATTATTGCAAATGTGACTGCCGGGAGACCGGTACAATTATTTGGTATAGTTGTCCCTTCTGCTGTTTTTATCTATACAGTAACCTTTACCCTTGTAGATGTGATACATGAGATTTACGGGAAGGATGGCGCAAGAAAGGTTGTGTATGGGGCATTTCTCGCAAACATCTTACTTGCTGTGTATGCGTATCTGATAATCCACCTGCCTGCTCCTTCTTTTTTTACGGAAGGAAAGGCTTATGAGGCAGTCTTTGGCGCAACCCCGAGGATTGTATTTGCAAGCCTTACCGCCTACCTGATAAGCTCTCTTGTTGATGTGGAGGTATATCATGCCTGGAAATTATATGTAAAAAGATTCAGATGGTCGAGGGTGCTTGTGAGCAACGGGGTATCTACCTTTGTTGATAGCTGTATTTTTATTACCCTTGCCTTTTATGGAGTGATGCCGGTATTACCCCTTATTATAGGTCAGTATGTTGTGAAAATGGGTATTACACTTTTTAGCCTTCCGTTGATTTATACAACATCTTATAAAGGCTCACGAATAAAGACGGTGGATAATGAACAGTGA
- a CDS encoding Rne/Rng family ribonuclease: MASELIVNVTFNETRIAFLENGVLVEFFIEKKNDNSMVGNIYKGKVVRIVPGMDAAFVDVGLERSAFLYVGDIILDKMMYEEFENSGFPVEFNERIEGVLEEGQELIVQVSREPIGQKGTRVTSKVTLPGRFLVLMPGTQHIGVSRRIEQEEERKKLAAILKEMCPEGFGLIARTASEGKTKDELTGDFNFLKRIWESIQDKAKNVGAPSILHQDLGIIFRAIRDLHSHNLKNIVVDDPSVFEKVREFLKEYLPEEGCEVSYFDEKDPIFEVYGIEIEIAKLSQKKIWLKSGGYIVFDYTEALTVIDVNTGRYLGRKDLEDTILRTNLEAIKEIAYQIRLRNIGGIIVVDFIDMERKESREMVFQALVDALKKDRIKTFAYPISEIGLVQITRKRTRDNIVTLLTEVCPNCDGTGYIKSKYTVCYEVLRELRSFFKKDESKKINVYLSPEVASLLYEEEKSSIEYIENTYKTKINIIAHSEFSIDRFQVEGVR; the protein is encoded by the coding sequence ATGGCATCAGAACTGATTGTTAATGTAACATTCAACGAGACAAGGATAGCATTTCTTGAGAATGGTGTTTTGGTAGAGTTTTTCATAGAGAAAAAAAATGATAATAGTATGGTGGGAAATATTTACAAAGGGAAGGTGGTGAGAATTGTTCCGGGGATGGATGCTGCTTTTGTGGATGTGGGTCTTGAAAGGTCAGCCTTTCTTTATGTGGGTGACATAATTCTGGATAAGATGATGTACGAGGAGTTTGAAAATTCTGGATTCCCTGTTGAATTTAATGAACGAATAGAAGGCGTGCTGGAAGAAGGACAGGAATTAATCGTTCAGGTTTCAAGGGAACCTATTGGCCAGAAAGGGACAAGGGTTACCTCAAAGGTAACGTTACCTGGAAGGTTTCTCGTGCTTATGCCAGGAACGCAGCATATTGGTGTTTCCCGCAGGATTGAACAGGAAGAAGAAAGAAAGAAGCTTGCAGCAATACTGAAGGAAATGTGCCCGGAAGGGTTTGGTCTTATAGCAAGAACTGCATCTGAAGGTAAGACAAAAGATGAACTCACAGGCGATTTTAATTTTTTAAAAAGGATATGGGAGAGCATTCAGGATAAAGCGAAAAATGTGGGCGCTCCTTCAATATTACATCAAGACCTGGGCATAATATTCAGGGCCATAAGGGACCTTCACTCCCATAATTTAAAAAATATAGTTGTTGATGACCCCTCTGTATTTGAAAAGGTAAGGGAGTTTTTAAAGGAATATCTCCCTGAAGAGGGATGTGAGGTGAGTTATTTTGATGAGAAGGATCCTATATTTGAGGTTTATGGAATTGAGATTGAAATAGCGAAACTTTCACAGAAAAAGATCTGGTTAAAATCTGGTGGTTACATAGTCTTTGACTATACTGAAGCCCTTACTGTGATTGATGTGAATACAGGGAGGTACCTTGGCAGAAAAGACCTTGAGGATACTATTTTGAGGACTAATCTTGAGGCAATAAAAGAGATTGCCTATCAGATAAGATTGAGAAATATTGGAGGGATTATTGTTGTAGATTTTATTGACATGGAAAGAAAAGAGTCAAGAGAGATGGTTTTCCAGGCCCTTGTGGATGCCCTGAAGAAGGATAGGATAAAGACGTTTGCATATCCGATAAGTGAGATCGGGCTTGTTCAGATTACGAGAAAGAGAACAAGGGACAATATTGTAACCCTCCTTACCGAAGTGTGTCCAAACTGTGATGGTACTGGATATATAAAGTCAAAATATACTGTATGCTACGAAGTATTGAGAGAACTGAGAAGTTTTTTCAAAAAGGATGAAAGTAAAAAGATCAATGTCTATCTTTCACCAGAGGTGGCGAGTCTCCTTTATGAGGAGGAGAAAAGCTCAATAGAATACATTGAGAATACCTATAAAACAAAGATTAATATCATTGCTCATTCTGAGTTCAGCATAGACAGGTTTCAAGTAGAAGGGGTTCGTTAG